A genome region from Labilibaculum antarcticum includes the following:
- a CDS encoding alanine racemase, which translates to MAFVTLDTKKLKSNFDYLDSLFKENDIEWSIVSKMLCGNKEFLTELLKFDFNQICDSRVSNLKVIKSINPKIETIYIKPPAKRSLSSVVKYADISVNTEFETIKLLSEEAKKQKKTHKIIIMIELGELREGVLGEDFIDFYESVFRLDNIQVIGIGANLSCLYGVLPNHDKLIQLSLYEQLIEAKFDKQIPYVSGGSSVTIPLIFQNLLPKGINHFRVGETLFLGTDVYNNTKLEKMNSDVFRLYSEIIELIEKRTVPMGEFGTNLEGDSYEIDKSSIGETSYRAIVDLGLLDVDVNHLELIDTNLKVSGASSDMIVIDLHDNKDNYKVGDLIEFEMDYMGILRILNSRYIEKRVKPLDSKKGWVL; encoded by the coding sequence ATGGCTTTTGTAACTTTAGATACTAAGAAGTTAAAATCAAATTTTGATTATCTCGATTCTCTTTTTAAAGAAAATGATATTGAATGGTCAATAGTGTCAAAAATGTTGTGCGGGAATAAGGAATTTTTAACCGAATTATTAAAATTTGATTTTAATCAGATTTGTGATTCTAGGGTTTCCAACTTAAAAGTGATCAAATCGATCAATCCTAAAATAGAAACCATTTATATAAAGCCTCCGGCAAAACGCTCTCTTTCGAGTGTGGTTAAGTATGCTGATATTAGTGTGAATACAGAGTTTGAGACCATTAAACTTTTATCAGAAGAAGCTAAAAAGCAGAAAAAAACTCACAAAATCATAATAATGATTGAGTTGGGCGAACTTCGCGAAGGAGTTTTGGGTGAAGATTTCATCGATTTTTATGAAAGCGTTTTTAGATTGGATAATATTCAGGTAATCGGAATTGGAGCGAATCTGTCTTGTTTGTACGGGGTTTTACCAAATCACGATAAATTAATTCAGTTGAGCTTATATGAACAGTTGATTGAAGCAAAATTCGATAAGCAAATCCCTTATGTTTCCGGAGGTTCTTCGGTGACAATACCTCTTATTTTCCAAAATTTATTGCCGAAAGGAATCAATCATTTTAGGGTTGGAGAAACATTATTTTTGGGAACAGATGTTTACAACAATACAAAATTAGAAAAAATGAATTCTGATGTATTTCGGCTTTACTCAGAAATAATCGAATTGATTGAAAAGCGCACCGTACCCATGGGTGAGTTTGGAACAAACTTAGAGGGTGACAGTTATGAAATTGATAAATCGAGTATTGGAGAAACTTCGTATCGGGCAATAGTTGATTTGGGATTGCTTGACGTTGATGTGAATCATCTTGAATTGATTGATACAAATTTAAAAGTGTCAGGAGCAAGTTCCGATATGATTGTAATTGATTTGCACGATAACAAAGACAACTACAAAGTGGGCGATTTAATTGAGTTTGAAATGGATTATATGGGAATACTTAGGATTCTAAACTCAAGATATATTGAAAAAAGAGTGAAGCCGCTTGACAGCAAAAAGGGCTGGGTACTCTAA
- the alr gene encoding alanine racemase: MIDNTIISLSEKSIQNNISFLRSKLGDQVKISAVVKANAYGHGIEQIVPVFQKYGIEHYSVFYYSEAIRVYNSLPKPASIMVMGWLNEKDIKDAIEKNIEFFVFNIERLESAVKFATELGLKAKIHLEIETGMNRSGLNGPELNAAIAIIKENIEHLELTGFCTHLAGAESVSNHFRIQNQLQKYQEMATELEANDLKPKYKHVANSAASIVYPETRMDMVRVGIMLYGFWSSTEVFVQYINSQDDMVDPLKRILGWQSQVMAVKEIKRGEFIGYGISYLAQSNIKTALVPVGYSFGYSRSLSNKGRVIIRGHQCSVIGVVNMNMIIIDVTHLKTVEVGDKVVLIGKQGKSEIKVSAFSEISDELNYEILAHLSESITRKIIK, from the coding sequence ATGATTGACAATACAATAATATCACTAAGTGAAAAATCAATCCAAAATAACATCTCTTTTCTAAGATCTAAACTTGGTGATCAAGTAAAAATATCAGCTGTTGTGAAAGCCAATGCCTATGGACATGGAATCGAACAAATTGTTCCCGTATTTCAGAAATATGGCATTGAACATTATTCGGTGTTCTATTACAGCGAAGCCATTCGTGTTTACAATAGCCTTCCCAAACCAGCTTCTATAATGGTTATGGGCTGGTTGAACGAAAAGGATATCAAAGATGCAATCGAAAAAAATATTGAATTCTTTGTATTTAATATTGAGCGTCTGGAATCGGCTGTGAAATTTGCCACTGAATTGGGTTTAAAAGCCAAAATTCATCTCGAAATTGAAACAGGAATGAATCGTTCAGGATTAAATGGGCCTGAATTGAATGCTGCCATTGCTATTATCAAAGAGAACATCGAGCATCTCGAGCTAACAGGCTTCTGTACGCATCTGGCTGGAGCCGAAAGTGTTTCCAATCATTTCAGAATACAGAATCAGTTGCAAAAATATCAGGAAATGGCAACTGAATTGGAAGCAAATGATTTGAAACCAAAGTACAAACATGTCGCTAATTCTGCCGCAAGCATTGTTTATCCTGAAACAAGAATGGATATGGTAAGAGTTGGAATTATGCTTTATGGTTTTTGGTCGAGTACCGAAGTGTTCGTTCAATACATTAACAGTCAGGATGACATGGTCGATCCATTAAAAAGAATACTTGGATGGCAAAGTCAGGTAATGGCTGTCAAAGAAATTAAACGTGGAGAATTCATTGGATATGGAATTTCATATCTCGCTCAATCCAACATTAAAACGGCATTGGTTCCTGTTGGATATTCTTTTGGTTATAGTCGTTCATTGAGTAATAAAGGTCGTGTTATTATTCGTGGTCATCAATGCAGTGTGATTGGTGTTGTAAACATGAATATGATAATAATTGATGTGACTCATCTTAAAACTGTGGAAGTAGGAGATAAAGTTGTTTTGATTGGCAAACAGGGCAAATCAGAAATAAAGGTGAGCGCTTTTAGTGAAATCAGTGATGAACTAAATTATGAAATATTGGCGCATTTATCAGAAAGTATAACCCGTAAAATAATCAAATAA
- a CDS encoding amidohydrolase: MNEKIIALRRELHRYPEVSNCEYKTTDRIINFIDEYKPDEVIRLGDKGVLFVFKGAEQGETMMFRCELDALPIKEISGLEYASVNEGVSHVCGHDGHMAIVAGLAQKISTDRPTKGKVILLFQPAEEVEQGACDVMENVNFKNNEPDYLFALHNIPGLTKNRIVLKNGSFASGSKGMTVQLTGKTSHAAEPQDGISPADAISQIISKLHVLRTDKTLFSDFILLTIIHIQLGEISFGTSPGYAEIRITLRAFENEDLTLLTSLCEKIVKEVANQEKLACEISYTEVFPATMNNNACVGIVEQAAKQNGLDVEYIKTPYKWSEDFGYYTEKFNACYFGLGSGYEQPQLHNPDFDFPDDIIETGINLFYTIYKSTLQS, from the coding sequence ATGAACGAGAAAATTATTGCACTTCGAAGAGAATTACATAGATATCCTGAAGTTTCAAATTGTGAGTATAAGACTACTGACCGTATCATAAACTTCATCGATGAGTACAAACCCGATGAGGTGATCAGACTTGGAGATAAAGGCGTATTATTTGTTTTCAAAGGAGCTGAACAGGGGGAAACCATGATGTTTAGATGCGAGTTGGATGCTCTTCCCATCAAAGAAATTTCAGGACTCGAATATGCTTCTGTGAATGAGGGAGTGTCTCATGTATGCGGACACGATGGGCACATGGCTATCGTAGCTGGCTTGGCTCAGAAAATATCAACTGATCGTCCAACTAAAGGAAAAGTAATTCTACTTTTTCAGCCAGCCGAAGAGGTGGAGCAGGGTGCATGTGATGTTATGGAAAATGTGAATTTCAAAAACAATGAGCCTGATTATCTGTTTGCGCTGCACAATATACCTGGACTTACTAAAAATAGAATAGTTCTCAAAAATGGAAGTTTTGCTTCCGGATCAAAAGGCATGACGGTTCAGCTTACCGGAAAAACATCTCATGCGGCCGAACCTCAGGATGGAATCAGTCCTGCTGATGCCATCTCTCAAATAATCAGCAAACTTCATGTTCTAAGGACAGATAAAACGCTGTTCAGTGATTTTATTTTACTAACCATCATCCACATTCAATTGGGAGAAATATCTTTTGGGACTTCTCCAGGTTATGCCGAAATAAGAATTACTCTGCGTGCTTTTGAAAATGAAGATTTAACATTGCTTACTTCTTTGTGTGAGAAAATAGTAAAGGAAGTTGCGAACCAGGAAAAATTGGCTTGTGAAATAAGCTATACCGAAGTGTTTCCAGCAACAATGAATAATAATGCTTGTGTTGGCATAGTAGAACAAGCTGCAAAACAGAATGGTTTGGATGTTGAGTACATTAAAACTCCCTATAAGTGGTCGGAAGACTTTGGCTACTATACGGAAAAGTTCAATGCTTGTTATTTTGGATTAGGTTCAGGATACGAGCAGCCTCAACTTCATAATCCCGATTTCGATTTTCCTGATGATATCATTGAAACTGGAATAAATCTATTCTATACCATTTACAAAAGTACTTTGCAGTCATGA
- a CDS encoding GNAT family N-acetyltransferase, protein MVNYKTYTSIEKPDSIEMEAIVSFLHKHLDEYGDDKADIKKAIIYAMKDEPVGGGFVLVAKDNDEIVGSVVINRTGMEGYIPENILVYIAVHESQRGKGLGKGLMNEVIKISKGDIALHVEPENPARFLYEKVGFSSKYVEMRLKK, encoded by the coding sequence ATGGTAAATTATAAAACGTACACTTCAATTGAAAAACCTGATAGTATAGAAATGGAAGCTATCGTGAGCTTTTTGCATAAGCATTTAGATGAGTATGGCGATGACAAGGCAGATATTAAAAAGGCAATTATTTATGCCATGAAGGATGAACCAGTAGGGGGCGGTTTTGTTTTGGTTGCTAAGGACAATGATGAAATAGTTGGTTCTGTAGTAATCAACCGAACCGGAATGGAAGGTTATATTCCTGAGAATATTTTGGTGTACATAGCTGTACATGAATCTCAAAGGGGAAAAGGCCTTGGTAAAGGCTTAATGAACGAAGTGATTAAAATTAGCAAAGGAGATATTGCTTTGCATGTTGAACCAGAAAATCCTGCCCGATTTTTATACGAAAAAGTAGGCTTTAGCAGCAAGTATGTAGAAATGCGATTGAAAAAGTAA